Within the Hevea brasiliensis isolate MT/VB/25A 57/8 chromosome 2, ASM3005281v1, whole genome shotgun sequence genome, the region AGAACTCCATTGTGAGCATTACTGCTGTTACTCCTAAACCCCACATACTTCCTCTGTCTCTCTCTGTATGCCAATCCACAAGGCGATCCTCCCAACGAGGGAGACTTAATGGGCTCTTGATAGGGTTCAATttttgtgatatatatatatataaatatatatgctcactctttatttttatagagaaggatgattttttttaattaataaatactcatttatttcatATTTAATATGACTAAATTATTTTTCGTGTAAATGAGGATTTTTACCTAATCTTACTAAAAGATTACAATCACGTCTTAAGTAAAAATCTCAACAACttccaataatatatatatatatatatatatatatatatatatatatatatatatatatatatatatatatattctgttttaataatgaaaaattagttcTCTCCCATCTTTAGTTTCTCTTTTGTTGTGTTTTGTGTCCTACTTCTTTTGTCTATTTTGAGGTTCATGATCCGTCAAAGAAATTCCaacatatatataaatgtatgggTTCAAGGAAATTGCATCCAATTGATTCAAATAATTCACTCTATTTGGTGAAGATGATTTATATAAAGTCGTTGAATCCATTAATGGGTTGGGAACTTGGCATTATATGTTATGACAAAGTCATGTTATAACAACATTCGATGTCCTGTCCCTGTTGCATGACCAAGTTTCCTTCGGTTCTTTTTCCAGGACAAGACCCCGTCATTGCTCAATACATTGTCAAACTAGGTCCACCtctgatattttttattttaccgAAACTGTGGTTAAGAATACATAAATCTGCATACTCTGCGAGTTATCAAATATCTACTCAATATTGTTTATGTACAACGCAAGAATGCTACACATCCACACTTCTGTTTTCCAGGAGAGGGACTTTATGAGAGTTTGACTCAAATTTGGAAATTCCTTTCTCTTCACCcatcctttcttcttcttgggcTTTTCCCCATATCACCGTGTAAAATCCAAGAGCAATAACAATCCCTCCAATTACACTGCAATTAGAACAAGTTATTtccttcataagaaaaatatatatatatacttgaaTAACTTGACAAAATTTTTTCTAATTCTCTcctctttcttactctttcttcctCGTCTAATTTGTGCAGAGAATTATACCTTCCAAGATAAAGAGTATCCCCAAGAAAAGAGATCCCCAAGAAAATTGCAATGATCATCCCAAGTGGTTTAAACATGGCCGTGTAGAGAGGCCCTTTCTCGCCACAAGCCCACGTATGAACTACATTGCGAAGTGATACTGAAAAAACTGCCTACAGAATTTAGCAGAACTTCAAGTTACTAGGAAATTTAACAAAGAATGAGCATTAACTGTAACAGATACTAGAAATAAACAGGTCTTTTTATATGCTTACTGAAGAGCCAATAGCTATCAACTCAATATCAGGCTTTAGTATCCAAGCATTTGGGTCTCTCTCTGCAAATAGAGAGACTGAAGCAGATAACACGGTCATAAAGATGCAACATATGAGTGTTATCATCAACTCTGAAGGGTAGTCCTTAAGAATCCAAGTCTGGATTATATATTCAAACAAGAGTTTATCAATGTTAGGTTAAGTTTAATGTAGGTATTAATAGCATAAAAGCTGCTGCATTGGTCAGTTACCTGGACAATGAATAATAGAGCTAAGCACAATGTTCCAGCTGCACAGAGAATTCCTCCAAAAACCCAGTTCGATGGGAACAGTTGCAGGGACTCATGAATTAGGTTATTTTGTGATGGAACACCTGTCAGTGGCTGGCCTTTGTACAAAGTCACAATTAAGGCTCCTGCAACTGATAAAATCGTGCCAATAGACTTGGCCTGGCTCCCTTGTAACCTGAAGTCTAGCTTTTCCATACTAAAACCACCATGCATGCGATCcagtcataattaagcatttttaatgtaaattgaaaaacatgtatttatttttttttagaaaatttaaacgctgcttaatttaattttcgaaagCAAGAATGCAATTTGCTTCAAACGACTAAGGCAtgcaaggattttttttttttcctaagaaATCATCCGGTATCTAAAATTCACTGGCTCGTTTAATTCGGATTCACGCTGGGTAGACCCACAAAAGCAAGCAAAGTGCTCCCTCCCAAAAGGCACGCAAAGGCTcgcttaatttaattttcgaaagCAAGAATGCAATTTACTTCAAACGACTAAGGCATgcaatcgtaagattcccaataaattgaaaagaaaattttaccgcacagccatacgaccggctatattatatggtagtgagtgttgggcactgaaagagtcgtatgcatctaagataagagttgcagaaatgagaatattaaggtggatgagtggccatactagattagataaagtctataatgagagtattagagaaaaggtaggagtggtgccaattgaagataagttgagagaagggagattgaggtggtttggtcatgtgaagcgtagacatacggagactccagttagacaagtagagcacattaggttagaagatagaaagaaaaaaagggatagacctaaattaacttggaggagagtagtacaacatgacctagaagcattacacatttctgaggatttaatccaaaatcgttcaacaatccatataaccgaccccaaatttttgggataaaggcttagttgagttgagttgactaAGGCAtgcaaggattttttttttttttttagaaatattcAGTATCCAAAATTTACTGGCTCATTTAATTCAGATTCCCGCTGAGCAGACCCACAAAAGCAAGCAAAGTGCTCCCTCCCAAGTTCCAAAGAGTTCGGACTAAGACCACTGATTAAAGGAGAAGGAACTCTTATCATCCCAAGCATGCAagaattttaatatatttgattaaatatcttaaatttagggttaaaatattattattattattattattattattattatttcattttgtAATACTATTAGTTACAATATTTtggttttcatattttttttcccTCATTTATATTTTTGAATTATTAAAAATATCCTCTAAAATGTAAATTGAAACAATTGAAAAATGAATAGGCATGCGCGGCCTAGCAATGGTAGATGGGCCCCATCCCCACGGCCCTGTGACTCAGCCCTATATATGTCGTCCATCTTCTCTCGCGTAACGTTGTCACATAATTTATTAAAGGACAAAAGGTTAATTTGTCcacttatattattaataaatttcataaatataTTCCTTCCTTTTAGAAAAATAtacttaaatataaaaattgagtCTAAATCAGTGTTAaatcttttttttatttgttagtcatttCTTTATTAATTCGAGATATGCCTCTACTAGAATTGGTTTTGTTCTCGATCTGATGGGTTTTAGACTAATTTTTAAATCAGCTAAGTttaggattcatgtttatatcaTACAACACTATTAGAATAtattagatgctgatgatgcatGGTGGACAGTAAAGAGGAGTTTCGTTGTCTTTGGTCCCTTTATTTTCTTCCTCAACCTCTGCATCATACCCGTTTGGGTGGCCGGCGATGTCGCTGTTGGACAATTTTGCTTTCTGTATGCCAAAGGTAAGCACTTTGCCAGTGGATTTTGCTGTAAGTGGTTTACAGGGTTATGGGTTTGGTTTCTGTGGGCTGGCTTCCTAGTAATAGGGCTCTGAGTTTGGAATTTTTTAGGGATTGATTTGGGCCAATTTGTCCATGTAATCCTATCTTATTGGGTCTTGCAAATCTtgcattttaaaaagaaaaaataaaaaaacttccCTAATGCTTAAATTTCAATAATGACAACACGACAAAACAGGAAAACAGTACTGTCGGCCAAAGGTTCCATTATTAGTTTCTACCAGAACAACATTTCTTCTCAATcttctgaattttaaatttatctttCGCTGGAAAGTGGAAACAGAAGAACAAAGAGATCGAAGGCGCACCTGGAGATTATGGCTAACAAAAAAGTGAAAGCAGGTGTGAGATCATTCATCGCTGTGGAAAGAACTGGAGAGCTATACCTCATCCCAGTGAACATAAACAACTGAACAGCACAACTACACAGTACACCAGATTCTTAATTATCAGAATCATATGCTGTTTAATTGAAAACTAAACCAATAAATTATAAAACAACACCTCACAAGAGCCAGAAGGAAGATTCTGAAGAGGATGGACACAGTAAGTTGGGGGAGAGGTCTTTTCCTGAaacaatatttatatataatacctgtaattaataagagaaaaaaaGAATGAATAGTTAGCGTTTGATTACCTGTACAAGATGAAGGAAGAGGGAAGAAGGATAGGGATGGCTAAGGCATTTGAGTAAACTATATAGACAAATTGACTCAAGCCTCTGGTCATGGCTGCTTTCAAGATAATGCTTATGCCTACCTCGGTGAACTCTGTGATCACCATAGCTGCTGTTACTCCGATTCCCCACATTCTCTTCTCTCAAGAATTAGAAAGGGAAGCTTTTGGCTCTTTAATTTAACGAGTGGGAAAGTCTTTATTGCCGGTGCTTTCTAACCTGCAAATAGGATCGATGGATGTTtcgaatcaaaactcaattttgcCCTTGTCTatagttaaataatttatttttaaatttttttttgtctcatttaattttaataataaaatatgaatatatttttattaaaaattattattagtataaaaattaattaaaatttatttctttaatttttttttaacaaaaagtaGATCTATGTAaacttaaacaaaaaaattataaattaatttaaaataaatttatattaaaaatatagggGCAAAATTGAATTTTCACTTGCTGGCAAAAGGAGTAATTCCCCTGAAAGAGATGCTTAATCTTTGACTTATTGGCCTTACTGATGTCGTTTTCAATACTAACTATGTGCGTAGAGGGCTCATGAGTATTGACTTGTTGCACAAAAGGATGCAAGGaactttctcaacattatcaaaggCTCAACAAAAATATCTACCCATTTGAATTGAAAGGAAAGAGTTGTCCCAAGcccatataaattttttttactattttcaatttaaaataattatatttttcattcatttattaaaaaaataatttaattattcaaatttattacaatttataatttattataaattaaattatcataataactttaatcatatatttttt harbors:
- the LOC110647312 gene encoding WAT1-related protein At3g28050 isoform X1, whose translation is MWGIGVTAAMVITEFTEVGISIILKAAMTRGLSQFVYIVYSNALAIPILLPSSFILYRKRPLPQLTVSILFRIFLLALVSCAVQLFMFTGMRYSSPVLSTAMNDLTPAFTFLLAIISSMEKLDFRLQGSQAKSIGTILSVAGALIVTLYKGQPLTGVPSQNNLIHESLQLFPSNWVFGGILCAAGTLCLALLFIVQTWILKDYPSELMITLICCIFMTVLSASVSLFAERDPNAWILKPDIELIAIGSSAVFSVSLRNVVHTWACGEKGPLYTAMFKPLGMIIAIFLGISFLGDTLYLGSVIGGIVIALGFYTVIWGKAQEEERMGEEKGISKFESNSHKVPLLENRSVDV
- the LOC110647312 gene encoding WAT1-related protein At5g40230 isoform X2 → MWGIGVTAAMVITEFTEVLYINIVSGKDLSPNLLCPSSSESSFWLFCAVQLFMFTGMRYSSPVLSTAMNDLTPAFTFLLAIISSMEKLDFRLQGSQAKSIGTILSVAGALIVTLYKGQPLTGVPSQNNLIHESLQLFPSNWVFGGILCAAGTLCLALLFIVQTWILKDYPSELMITLICCIFMTVLSASVSLFAERDPNAWILKPDIELIAIGSSAVFSVSLRNVVHTWACGEKGPLYTAMFKPLGMIIAIFLGISFLGDTLYLGSVIGGIVIALGFYTVIWGKAQEEERMGEEKGISKFESNSHKVPLLENRSVDV